One segment of Neobacillus endophyticus DNA contains the following:
- a CDS encoding polyprenyl synthetase family protein, giving the protein MNEELIKNADACYQLAEQKAAQYFQTLFEQVSNKTYVSVLTNDFQVWKQQHIHHLPSISLRKKKSEAEGYQHYLQWLKYTGKLDPYLERSISYLFLRDLGKTLDDPDTISKLQRTIGSLKNYITKLDSSEKKNDLNMAAMYRWAQKEKIESAIIWLFDKLRTVSKNIPKGLEAEHAQRKLIKIIAGVMMHALVDMNEDLPPEERRQKLDQAIRLGYSYGLTYPFIDDLLDANILSSQEKQQYSDMIRTTLITGSVPKQRNWMGKNANFMQYIQSELESAFTYIKAQQPHETSSKFFEQAYVFFHSQEVDRIKNLANRHYRNEDLYIPIILKSSSSRLIARSVIEPAEDEGFESRTFFYGLYNQLADDFADMFDDLKDGAVTPYTYYLKHHNQRPDLINPFELYWAVIANLIHDVYHSDPKTREVILNRAINGLKRFKKRIGTQKYHEVMELFSFGNPSFQRLLQKMVRKAGDVDFFDKLLRDHMIFMLKNERKEQQEFLDTVDHVRDKINSLLRIPLDDNGSIMKNQMIEAANYCLEAGGKRLRPIITWVMGVNEYGLEQRAIEPLLKSLEYMHTASLIFDDLPSQDNSHIRRGRPTLHKAKTIAVAELTGLFLTQKAIEEQASLNRFDPDAVLRLIHYSAKKTELMCEGQAMDLDSKGKTLTLQHLNLLCAYKTSIAFEASLIMPAILAKANETEMMALKRFAYHAGIAFQIKDDLLDVEGEMDLMGKPIGKDDENDSSTFVSVLGLEGARKDMWENYCLAIEAWQHIPSQPAFLKHLMNYIVNRSR; this is encoded by the coding sequence ATGAATGAGGAGTTAATAAAAAATGCGGATGCATGCTATCAGCTGGCGGAGCAGAAGGCTGCACAATATTTTCAAACCCTTTTCGAACAGGTATCCAATAAAACTTATGTTTCTGTTTTAACAAATGATTTTCAAGTTTGGAAGCAACAGCATATTCATCATTTGCCAAGCATTTCTCTCCGTAAGAAAAAATCAGAAGCGGAAGGATATCAACATTATCTCCAATGGTTGAAGTACACAGGAAAACTTGATCCTTATCTGGAACGCAGTATTTCCTATCTTTTCCTTCGGGATCTTGGCAAAACCTTAGATGATCCAGATACAATATCGAAGCTTCAAAGGACAATTGGCAGCTTGAAAAATTATATAACCAAGCTGGATTCTTCTGAGAAGAAGAATGACCTAAACATGGCTGCGATGTACCGCTGGGCTCAGAAAGAAAAGATTGAATCTGCCATCATCTGGTTGTTTGATAAATTAAGAACAGTATCTAAGAATATACCGAAGGGTTTGGAAGCGGAACATGCTCAGCGCAAACTGATCAAAATTATAGCGGGTGTGATGATGCACGCTTTGGTTGATATGAATGAGGATTTGCCGCCTGAAGAACGCAGGCAAAAATTGGATCAGGCGATAAGACTCGGCTATTCCTATGGGTTAACCTATCCCTTCATTGATGATCTCCTAGATGCTAATATCTTATCCTCTCAAGAGAAACAACAATATTCTGATATGATTCGGACCACCCTTATTACAGGATCTGTACCAAAGCAGAGAAATTGGATGGGAAAAAACGCAAACTTTATGCAATATATTCAATCAGAGCTTGAATCAGCTTTTACGTATATTAAAGCCCAGCAGCCACACGAGACGAGCAGCAAATTTTTTGAACAAGCCTATGTCTTTTTTCATTCACAGGAAGTGGATCGGATTAAAAATCTTGCCAATCGTCATTATAGAAATGAAGATTTATATATTCCGATTATTTTAAAATCCTCTTCTTCCAGGTTAATCGCACGTTCGGTCATCGAACCAGCCGAGGATGAAGGTTTTGAGTCACGTACTTTCTTTTACGGCTTATATAACCAATTGGCTGATGATTTTGCCGATATGTTCGACGATCTCAAAGATGGTGCTGTTACTCCATATACGTATTATTTAAAACATCATAATCAGCGTCCAGATCTTATTAACCCGTTTGAATTATATTGGGCCGTGATTGCAAACTTGATCCACGATGTGTATCACTCAGACCCCAAGACGAGAGAAGTCATCCTTAATCGGGCCATTAATGGCCTGAAACGTTTTAAAAAAAGAATAGGAACCCAAAAATATCATGAGGTAATGGAGCTTTTTTCGTTCGGAAACCCATCCTTTCAACGTCTCTTGCAAAAAATGGTCCGAAAAGCAGGTGATGTAGACTTTTTTGACAAGCTGCTTCGAGACCACATGATTTTCATGTTGAAAAATGAACGAAAAGAGCAGCAGGAATTTTTAGATACTGTTGACCATGTCCGCGACAAAATTAACAGCCTCTTACGGATTCCTTTAGATGATAATGGATCCATCATGAAAAATCAGATGATTGAAGCAGCGAACTATTGTCTGGAGGCAGGCGGAAAGCGGCTCCGACCCATCATAACATGGGTAATGGGAGTGAATGAATATGGATTGGAACAAAGGGCGATAGAGCCTTTACTGAAATCATTGGAGTATATGCATACCGCCTCCCTAATTTTTGATGATTTGCCATCACAGGATAATTCTCACATACGCAGAGGCAGGCCGACTCTCCACAAAGCAAAAACAATTGCAGTTGCAGAATTAACGGGTTTATTTTTAACACAGAAGGCGATCGAGGAGCAAGCTTCTCTGAACCGGTTCGATCCCGACGCGGTTTTAAGACTGATTCATTATTCAGCAAAAAAGACAGAGCTTATGTGCGAAGGTCAGGCAATGGATTTGGACTCGAAAGGAAAAACATTAACACTGCAACATTTGAATCTGTTATGTGCTTATAAAACAAGTATTGCCTTTGAAGCATCACTCATTATGCCAGCGATCCTTGCTAAGGCAAATGAAACTGAAATGATGGCTTTAAAAAGATTCGCTTATCACGCAGGCATTGCGTTTCAAATTAAGGATGATCTGTTGGATGTGGAAGGCGAAATGGACTTGATGGGCAAGCCGATTGGAAAAGATGATGAAAATGACAGTTCAACCTTTGTGTCCGTTTTAGGTCTGGAAGGGGCACGAAAAGATATGTGGGAGAATTACTGCCTTGCGATCGAAGCATGGCAACACATCCCGAGTCAGCCTGCGTTTTTAAAACATTTAATGAACTATATCGTGAACAGGAGTCGTTAA
- a CDS encoding GNAT family N-acetyltransferase, whose protein sequence is MVTTKELLEIKSLQEICEKGGGFELKLNHDMLENRSWKCKEDFFQYENGQLVGFLGSYTFGNKVELCGMVHPDYRRRGIFSRLLKQGLDLAKQQGATTILLNAPTDSNSAKEFLKTVPCTFKIAEYQMKWQEAELVEDPSITLRTAVSEEDWEAQIQLEVLCFGFLEKEAREYNQRTRYRTHDQHFIIEAAGKTAGKMRVSEKDGEAWIYGFAIYPELQGKGIGRKALSKAVSLEHQKGFSIFLEVEAKNAHALRLYESCGFRSYHSQDYYQYIG, encoded by the coding sequence ATGGTAACGACAAAAGAATTGTTAGAGATAAAAAGTCTTCAAGAAATTTGCGAAAAAGGTGGAGGTTTTGAGCTGAAGCTGAATCACGATATGCTGGAAAACCGGTCTTGGAAATGTAAAGAGGATTTCTTCCAATATGAAAACGGACAGCTTGTCGGGTTTTTAGGCAGCTATACTTTCGGTAATAAAGTTGAGCTTTGCGGCATGGTACATCCGGATTATCGAAGAAGAGGCATTTTTTCGCGTTTGCTGAAACAGGGCCTGGATTTGGCAAAACAGCAAGGTGCCACAACCATTTTGCTAAATGCTCCTACCGACTCCAATTCTGCCAAGGAATTCTTAAAAACCGTTCCATGTACCTTTAAGATCGCAGAATATCAAATGAAATGGCAAGAAGCCGAGTTGGTGGAGGACCCTTCAATTACCTTAAGAACAGCCGTTTCTGAGGAGGATTGGGAGGCGCAAATACAACTTGAAGTTCTTTGCTTTGGATTTCTAGAGAAGGAAGCGCGGGAATATAACCAAAGAACTCGGTATAGAACCCATGATCAACATTTCATTATTGAAGCAGCTGGAAAAACAGCTGGAAAAATGCGTGTTTCCGAAAAGGATGGTGAAGCGTGGATTTACGGATTTGCCATTTATCCTGAACTTCAAGGCAAAGGTATTGGCAGAAAAGCACTCTCCAAAGCCGTATCATTGGAGCATCAAAAAGGCTTCTCTATTTTTCTTGAGGTAGAAGCCAAAAACGCTCATGCATTGCGGCTTTATGAATCGTGCGGGTTCAGAAGCTATCATTCCCAGGATTATTACCAATACATTGGTTAA